The proteins below are encoded in one region of Fusobacterium massiliense:
- a CDS encoding Mrp/NBP35 family ATP-binding protein, with amino-acid sequence MIPKDAPKVNENKNIKNVIAVMSGKGGVGKSTITTLLAKELKRKGYSVGVLDADITGPSIPRLMNISDKEMKTDGKNMYPVVNEDGIEVVSINLMIDENEPVVWRGPVIAGAVMQFWNEVLWSDLDYLLIDMPPGTGDVPLTVMKSFNIKGLVMVSIPQDMVSMIVTKAIKMARKMNIPILGLIENMSYISCDCCDNKIYLTDENDVQEFLEENKIELLGELPMTKQIASLTKGKTLYPKEIFSEIVDKIIKKM; translated from the coding sequence ATGATACCAAAAGATGCACCAAAAGTTAATGAAAATAAAAATATAAAAAATGTTATTGCTGTTATGAGTGGTAAAGGTGGGGTTGGAAAATCTACAATTACGACTTTATTAGCTAAAGAATTAAAAAGAAAAGGATATTCTGTTGGAGTTTTAGATGCAGATATAACTGGACCAAGTATACCAAGACTTATGAATATCAGTGATAAAGAAATGAAAACAGACGGTAAAAATATGTATCCCGTTGTAAATGAAGATGGGATAGAAGTGGTTTCTATAAATTTAATGATAGATGAAAATGAACCGGTTGTTTGGAGAGGACCTGTTATTGCAGGAGCAGTTATGCAATTTTGGAATGAAGTTTTATGGAGTGATTTAGATTACCTATTAATAGATATGCCTCCTGGAACTGGAGATGTTCCACTAACTGTTATGAAAAGTTTTAATATAAAAGGTTTAGTTATGGTTTCTATTCCACAAGATATGGTTTCTATGATAGTTACAAAAGCAATAAAAATGGCAAGAAAAATGAATATACCTATTCTTGGATTGATAGAAAATATGAGTTATATTAGTTGTGATTGTTGTGATAATAAGATTTACTTAACAGATGAAAATGATGTTCAAGAATTTTTAGAAGAAAATAAAATTGAGTTGCTTGGAGAACTTCCAATGACAAAACAAATTGCTAGTTTAACGAAAGGAAAAACATTATATCCAAAAGAAATTTTTTCTGAAATAGTAGATAAGATTATAAAAAAAATGTAA
- a CDS encoding PAS domain-containing protein: MEIMSNHLPKIDEEKLKFVIELKEKYNAGEISLTDAKKQLKERVKTLKPYEIAYAEQKIMPFVEDECIKENIQNMMLLFDEVMDTSRPTELPTDHPIMCYYRENDDMRKLLKEVENLIQFPVIKNQWYELYDKLDLWWKLHLPRKQNQLYSLLEKKGFTRPTTTMWVLDDFVRDELKENRKMLDEENEEEFIASQTSVAADIIDLIQKEETVLYPTSLAMITAEEFEDMKSGDREIGFTFGKIESTTTNETKKIQVNNSSTNPGGNLAKDLANLLGKYGFNSNSNESSELDVATGKMTLEQINLVFKHLPVDITYVDENEIVKFYSDTAHRVFPRSKNVIGRDVKNCHPRKSVHIVEEIIEKFRKGEQDFVEFWINKPELFIYISYTAVKDENGKFRGILEMMQDCTKIRSLQGSQTLLNWQNENFEAKTYDENNEEIKKEENSSEIDLDKINGDTYLKDLLKVYPKLKEDLVKISENFKLLQTPLAAIMLPKVTLQKASERGEVELNTLIEKIKLLIKDYKK, translated from the coding sequence ATGGAAATTATGTCTAACCATTTACCAAAAATAGATGAAGAAAAATTAAAGTTTGTCATTGAATTAAAAGAAAAATATAATGCTGGAGAAATTAGTCTTACAGATGCTAAAAAACAACTTAAGGAGAGAGTAAAAACTCTAAAGCCTTATGAAATTGCTTATGCAGAACAAAAAATTATGCCTTTTGTAGAAGACGAGTGTATAAAAGAGAATATTCAAAATATGATGCTTTTATTTGATGAAGTTATGGATACAAGTAGACCGACAGAACTTCCAACAGATCATCCTATAATGTGCTATTATAGAGAAAATGATGATATGAGAAAATTATTAAAGGAAGTTGAAAATTTAATCCAATTTCCAGTTATAAAAAATCAATGGTATGAGCTTTATGATAAATTAGATTTATGGTGGAAGCTTCATTTACCTAGAAAGCAAAATCAACTATACTCTTTATTAGAAAAGAAAGGTTTTACAAGACCAACAACTACAATGTGGGTTTTAGATGATTTTGTTAGAGATGAATTGAAAGAAAATAGAAAAATGCTTGATGAGGAGAATGAGGAGGAATTTATAGCTTCTCAAACTAGTGTTGCAGCAGATATAATTGATTTAATTCAAAAAGAAGAAACAGTTTTATATCCTACATCTCTTGCAATGATTACTGCCGAAGAATTTGAGGATATGAAATCTGGAGATAGAGAAATTGGCTTTACTTTTGGAAAGATCGAAAGTACAACTACAAATGAAACAAAAAAAATTCAAGTTAATAATAGTTCTACTAATCCAGGAGGAAATTTAGCTAAAGATTTAGCAAATTTACTTGGGAAATATGGTTTTAATTCTAATTCTAATGAAAGTTCGGAGTTAGATGTTGCAACAGGAAAAATGACCTTAGAGCAGATTAACTTAGTATTTAAACATTTACCAGTTGATATAACTTATGTTGATGAAAATGAAATTGTTAAATTTTATTCAGATACAGCTCATAGAGTATTTCCACGTAGCAAGAATGTAATTGGTAGAGATGTAAAAAATTGTCATCCAAGAAAAAGTGTACATATAGTTGAAGAAATTATAGAGAAATTTAGAAAAGGAGAACAGGATTTTGTAGAATTTTGGATAAATAAACCTGAGTTATTTATTTATATATCTTATACTGCAGTTAAAGATGAAAATGGAAAATTTAGAGGTATTTTGGAAATGATGCAGGATTGTACGAAAATTCGTTCGTTACAAGGTTCTCAAACATTATTAAACTGGCAAAATGAAAATTTTGAGGCTAAAACATATGATGAAAATAATGAAGAAATAAAAAAAGAAGAAAATAGTTCAGAAATTGATTTAGATAAGATTAATGGAGATACTTATTTAAAAGATTTATTAAAAGTTTATCCTAAATTAAAAGAAGATTTAGTAAAAATATCTGAAAACTTTAAACTTTTACAAACTCCACTTGCTGCAATAATGTTGCCAAAAGTAACTTTACAAAAAGCTAGTGAAAGAGGTGAAGTAGAGCTTAATACATTGATAGAAAAAATAAAACTTCTTATAAAAGACTATAAAAAATAA
- the yfcC gene encoding putative basic amino acid antiporter YfcC, protein MKKIKMPDTFVIIFFVVVFASLLTYIVPVGKFEMHEVTYVTNTGEEKTRTVPVPGSFKYELDDNGNKLTKGIKLFEPGGEVGMTNYVFEGLTSGDKWGTAVGIVAFIMVVGGAFGIILKTGAVETGIYSMISKSKGSELILIPVIFILFSLGGAVFGMGEEAIPFAMLIIPIVIGMGYDSVTGILITYISTQIGFATSWMNPFSVAIAQGVSGIPVLSGAGFRIAMWTFFTAFGVIYTIMYARKVKRNPESSIAYKTDAYYRNDFKIEEQKNKEFKFGHKLVILVLTIGMAWVVYGVVKKGYYLPEIATQFVIMGLISGIIGVIFKLNDMTTNDIATSFRKGAEDLVGAALVVGMAKGIVLILGGTSADTPTILNTMLNYVASALSNMSAAFSAWVMYIFQSLFNFFVVSGSGQAALTMPIMAPLSDLVGVTRQVAVLAFQLGDGFTNMIVPTSGILMAVLGIAKIEWGTWAKYQIKFQLILFALGSCFVLLGVFINLS, encoded by the coding sequence ATGAAAAAGATTAAAATGCCTGACACCTTTGTCATAATATTTTTCGTTGTAGTTTTTGCATCACTGTTAACTTATATTGTTCCAGTAGGTAAGTTTGAAATGCATGAAGTTACTTATGTTACAAACACAGGTGAAGAAAAAACAAGAACAGTACCAGTTCCTGGAAGTTTTAAATACGAGTTAGATGACAATGGGAATAAGCTAACAAAAGGAATAAAACTTTTTGAACCTGGAGGAGAAGTTGGTATGACTAACTATGTCTTTGAAGGTTTGACAAGTGGAGATAAGTGGGGAACTGCTGTAGGAATTGTAGCCTTTATAATGGTAGTTGGTGGAGCTTTTGGAATAATACTAAAAACAGGTGCTGTTGAAACTGGAATTTATAGTATGATAAGTAAAAGTAAAGGGTCAGAGTTGATACTCATACCAGTGATTTTTATATTATTCTCTTTAGGAGGAGCTGTATTTGGAATGGGGGAAGAGGCTATTCCATTTGCAATGTTAATAATTCCAATAGTTATAGGAATGGGATATGACTCTGTTACAGGTATCTTAATAACTTATATTTCTACACAAATAGGTTTTGCAACTTCGTGGATGAATCCTTTTAGTGTTGCTATAGCTCAGGGTGTATCAGGAATACCTGTGTTGTCTGGAGCAGGATTTAGAATAGCAATGTGGACTTTCTTTACAGCTTTTGGTGTAATTTATACAATAATGTATGCAAGAAAAGTAAAAAGAAATCCTGAAAGTTCTATTGCATATAAAACAGATGCTTATTATAGAAATGACTTTAAAATAGAAGAACAAAAAAATAAAGAATTTAAATTTGGGCATAAATTAGTAATTTTAGTTTTAACTATTGGAATGGCTTGGGTTGTTTATGGAGTTGTAAAAAAAGGATACTACTTACCAGAAATAGCAACTCAATTCGTAATAATGGGACTAATATCAGGAATAATTGGGGTAATATTTAAATTAAATGATATGACTACAAACGATATTGCTACATCTTTTAGAAAAGGTGCAGAAGATTTAGTTGGAGCAGCTTTAGTAGTGGGAATGGCAAAAGGAATAGTTCTAATTTTAGGTGGAACAAGTGCAGATACTCCTACAATATTGAATACAATGTTAAATTATGTTGCCTCAGCTTTAAGTAATATGTCAGCTGCATTTTCGGCTTGGGTAATGTATATCTTCCAATCATTATTTAATTTCTTTGTTGTATCTGGTTCAGGTCAAGCTGCTTTAACAATGCCAATAATGGCTCCACTTTCAGATTTAGTAGGAGTAACAAGACAGGTTGCTGTACTTGCTTTCCAACTTGGAGATGGATTTACAAATATGATAGTTCCAACATCTGGAATATTAATGGCAGTATTAGGAATTGCTAAAATAGAATGGGGAACTTGGGCAAAATATCAAATAAAATTTCAATTAATATTATTTGCTTTAGGTTCTTGCTTTGTTCTATTAGGAGTATTTATAAACTTATCTTAA
- a CDS encoding multidrug effflux MFS transporter — MIKNSKLFLLLFLGTLSAFGPFVIDLYLPALPTMSTYFNVSTTLVQLTLTGGMVGLAIGQIIIGPLSDKFGRKNPLIISLFIYLLSTLVIMFTNNIYIMIFFRFLQGTAAAGSLVMARAVTTDIYSGEEMRKFFGLLMVINGIAPIVSPIIGGLLLDLFNWRAIFLSLAIIGLILLAACFKFYESLHIDKREVKSLFFSYFNMIEVLKNKKFLLLAMIQMFSMGALFVYIAASPFIFQIYYKTSVIMYSIFFALNGIAIVIGNYLAIKVEEEKALKIGIFTMLFMSIILFILLVTGANMYVVELSFFLLLVGFGYILTSAVTLAMKTEKEKAGSASALIGFFPYFFGGLVSPLVGIGNFMYSSAVSILACSGISYMLYSINKKNP, encoded by the coding sequence ATGATAAAAAATTCTAAATTATTTTTACTATTATTTTTAGGTACTCTGTCTGCTTTTGGTCCTTTTGTAATTGACCTTTATCTGCCAGCTCTCCCCACTATGAGTACTTATTTTAATGTTTCTACTACTTTAGTTCAATTAACTTTAACAGGAGGAATGGTTGGACTTGCAATTGGTCAAATTATAATAGGCCCTCTCAGTGATAAGTTTGGTAGAAAAAATCCATTAATTATCAGCTTATTTATATACCTACTAAGTACTCTAGTGATTATGTTTACTAATAATATTTATATAATGATATTTTTTAGATTTTTACAAGGTACTGCGGCAGCCGGTTCTTTAGTTATGGCAAGAGCAGTTACAACAGATATATATTCCGGTGAAGAAATGAGAAAGTTTTTTGGACTTCTTATGGTAATAAATGGTATAGCTCCAATAGTTTCTCCGATTATAGGAGGATTACTTTTAGATTTATTTAATTGGAGAGCCATATTTTTGTCCCTTGCAATCATTGGTTTAATATTATTAGCAGCTTGCTTTAAATTTTATGAATCTTTACATATAGATAAAAGAGAAGTAAAATCTTTATTCTTTTCTTATTTCAATATGATTGAAGTTTTAAAAAATAAAAAATTTTTATTACTTGCCATGATACAAATGTTTTCAATGGGAGCTCTATTTGTATATATTGCGGCTTCCCCTTTTATTTTCCAAATTTATTACAAAACTTCAGTTATTATGTATTCCATTTTCTTTGCACTAAATGGAATAGCAATTGTTATAGGAAATTATTTAGCTATAAAAGTAGAAGAAGAAAAGGCTTTAAAAATAGGTATATTTACAATGTTATTTATGAGTATTATCCTTTTTATTCTTTTAGTAACTGGAGCTAATATGTATGTTGTCGAGCTTTCTTTCTTCTTATTATTAGTTGGTTTTGGCTATATATTGACTTCTGCAGTAACTCTTGCTATGAAAACAGAAAAAGAAAAAGCTGGTAGTGCTTCTGCATTAATAGGCTTCTTTCCTTATTTTTTTGGAGGTTTAGTCTCTCCTTTGGTTGGAATAGGTAATTTTATGTATTCTTCAGCTGTATCTATACTTGCTTGTTCTGGTATTAGCTATATGTTATATTCTATTAATAAAAAAAATCCTTAA
- the pth gene encoding aminoacyl-tRNA hydrolase: MKVVIGLGNPGKKYEKTRHNIGFIVVDSLREKFNVTEEREKFQALVSEKNIEGEKVIFFKPQTFMNLSGNAVIEIVNFYKLNPTEDLIVIYDDMDLDFGDIRIREKGSSGGHNGIKSIISHIGENFLRIKCGIGAKKLDAVEHVLGEFSQSEQKEMSENLEKIKNCVIDLITVQDINKTMQKYNKKKIKNK, translated from the coding sequence ATGAAAGTAGTAATTGGGCTAGGAAATCCTGGTAAAAAATATGAAAAAACTAGACATAATATAGGATTTATAGTTGTGGATAGTTTGAGAGAAAAATTTAATGTTACAGAAGAAAGAGAAAAATTTCAAGCATTAGTGAGTGAAAAAAATATCGAAGGGGAAAAAGTAATATTTTTTAAACCTCAAACTTTTATGAATCTAAGTGGAAATGCAGTTATAGAAATTGTAAATTTTTATAAATTAAATCCAACAGAGGACCTTATAGTTATATATGATGATATGGACTTAGATTTTGGAGATATAAGAATAAGAGAAAAAGGAAGCTCAGGAGGACACAATGGTATAAAATCTATAATTTCACATATAGGAGAAAATTTTCTAAGAATCAAATGTGGAATAGGGGCTAAAAAGTTAGATGCAGTTGAACATGTTTTAGGAGAGTTTAGTCAGAGTGAACAAAAAGAGATGTCTGAAAATTTAGAAAAGATAAAAAACTGTGTTATAGATTTAATTACTGTTCAAGATATAAACAAAACTATGCAGAAGTACAATAAGAAGAAAATAAAAAACAAATAA